Below is a window of Caballeronia insecticola DNA.
TCATGGTTTATCTTTCCCAACTTAATCCGGTCACACCACCATGGCGCATCCGGTCAGTCTTGGTCCCGTCAGCCAATCGGCTGCTTGGGTTAGAACAGGCAGCGAAGGCAGACGAAACCCGCCATCGCAATCCGGTGAATCTGTCGACTCAGGCTGAGCGCCCGAGCCGGCTTCCCCCACCAATTTCGCCCGCGACGGGGCTCCCACAAAGAGGGAAGACCGAGATTATAACAAATAATCCCGGTCTTGCAAGCGAAACTTACTGCGATACTACTTACTGCATCGCTTCTTACAGCTACAGCTTTAGATCACGCGAGCCGCTTCAACCAGCTTCGACACAACCCAGGCTTTCGTCTTCGAAATCGGACGGGTTTCCTGGATTTCGACGAGATCGCCTTCGTTGTACGTGTTCGCGTCATCATGCGCGTGGTACTTCTTGGAGCGCACGACGTACTTGCCGTAGATCGGGTGCTTCACGCGGTGCTCGACCAGCACGGTAACCGTCTTGTCCATCTTGTTGCTGACGACCTTGCCGACCAGCGTCCGCTTGAGCGAGGTTTTTACGCTATCGTTCATTTCTGGTTCGCCTTCTCAGTCAGGACGGTACGAACGCGTGCGATGTCACGACGGACCTTCTTCAGCTGGCTCGTGTTCGTGAGCTGCTGGGTCGCGAGTTGCATGCGCAGGCCGAATTGCGCCTTCAGCAGGTCCGACAGCTCTTGATTGAGCGCGGCCTGGTCTTTCTGGTGAAGTTCAGATGCCTTCATCATTTACTCCTTAGGCGCCGAGCTGACGAACGACGAAGTTCGTCTTGAGCGGCAGCTTGGCTGCAGCCAGACGGAACGCTTCGCGCGCCAGTTCTTCGGAGACACCGTCCATTTCGTACAGCATCTTGCCCGGTTGAATTTCAGCGACGTAGTACTCGGGGTTACCTTTACCGTTACCCATACGTACTTCGGCCGGCTTTTGCGAAATCGGCTTGTCCGGGAAAATGCGGATCCAGATCCGGCCACCACGCTTGATGTGACGCGTCATCGCACGACGCGCAGCTTCGATCTGACGCGCCGTCAAACGGCCACGACCGATAGCCTTCAGACCGTATTCACCGAACGACACCGCGTTGCCGCGCGTCGCCTTGCCGGTGTTACGACCCTTCTGCTCTTTGCGATACTTTCTGCGTTTCGGTTGCAGCATCGTTATTCTCCAGTCTTCGCGTCACCGCCAGCGCGACGGGGTGCACCGCGACGCGCGCCAGCCGGAGCGCCTTCACCGTCACGGCGCGGACGGCGATCGCCACCCGGACGTGCGTTGCGGCGCGGACGCTTTTCTTCCGCCACTTCTTCAACCACCGGCGCTTCGTTGCGGCCCAGGGTGTCGCCCTTATAGACCCACACCTTCACGCCGATGATGCCGTACGTGGTCTTCGCTTCCGAAGTCGCGTAGTCGATATCCGCACGCAGCGTATGGAGGGGCACGCGACCTTCGCGATACCACTCGGTACGAGCGATTTCGATACCGTTCAGACGGCCCGCGCTCATGATCTTGATGCCCTGGGCGCCAAGACGCATCGCGTTTTGCATCGCGCGCTTCATCGCACGGCGGAACATGATCCGGCGTTCGAGCTGCTGCGTGATCGAGTCAGCGATCAGCTGAGCATCGGTTTCCGGCTTGCGAATTTCTTCGATGTTGACGTGGACCGGAACGCCCATACGCTTCTGCAGTTCCGCCTTCAACAGTTCGATGTCTTCGCCCTTCTTGCCGATGACAACGCCCGGACGCGAGCTGTAAATCGTGATACGCGCGTTCTTCGCCGGACGCTCGATGACGACGCGGCCGACCGAAGCGTTCTTCAGCTTCTTCTTCAGATATTCACGAACACCGATGTCTTCCTGCAACATCGCCGCGAAATTGTTGTTGTTCGCGTACCAGCGCGAAGCCCAATTGCGGCTGACGGCCAAACGGAAGCCAGTCGGATGAATTTTCTGTCCCATCGTATGGCTCCTTAATTCCCGACCGTCACAGTGATGTGACAGGATTGCTTCTCGATGCGGTTACCGCGACCCTTAGCGCGTGCGGTAAAACGCTTCAGCGAAGCAGCCTTGTCGACGTAGATGCTCGTGATCTTGAGCTCGTCGATATCGGCGCCTTCGTTGTGTTCCGCATTCGCGATCGCAGACAGCACGACCTTCTTGACGATACCCGCCGCCTTCTTCGGCGAGAACGTCAGGACGTTCAGCGCCTTGTCGACCGGCAAACCACGAATCTGGTCAGCCACAAGGCGCGTTTTCTGCGCCGAGATGCGGGCACCGCGATGAATTGCTTTCACTTCCATCTTGATTGCCCCTTATTTCTTGGCCTTCTTGTCGGCCGCGTGACCCTTGAACGTACGGGTCAGTGCGAACTCGCCAAGCTTGTGGCCGACCATGTTTTCCGACACATACACCGGAACGTGCTGACGGCCGTTGTGAACAGCGATCGTCAGACCGATGAAGTCCGGCAGAATCGTCGAACGACGCGACCAGGTTTTGATCGGCTTCTTGTCACGCGAAGCTGCAGCCGCCTCAACTTTCTTCAGCAAATGGGCGTCGCAGAACGGACCTTTTTTAATAGAACGTGCCATTGCTTACTCCTTAACGCTTGTGACGGCGCTGAACGATCATGGTCGTCGTGCGCTTGTTGCTGCGGGTGCGATAGCCCTTCGTCGGCGTGCCCCACGGGCTCACCGGATCGCGACCTGCTGCCGTCTTGCCTTCACCACCGCCGTGCGGGTGATCGACCGGGTTCATTGCAACACCACGCACCGTCGGGCGGATACCGCGCCAGCGGTTCGCGCCAGCCTTACCGATTTGACGGAGGCTGTGCTCTTCGTTGCCGACTTCACCGATCGTTGCGCGGCACTCGACGTGCACGCGGCGAATTTCGCCCGAACGCAGACGAACCTGCGCGTAGACGCCTTCGCGTGCCAGCAGCATGGCGGACGTACCAGCCGAACGCGCGATTTGCGCGCCCTTGCCCGGCAGCATCTCGATGCAGTGGATCGTCGTACCGACCGGAATGTTGCGGATCGGCAGCGCGTTGCCTGCCTTGATCGGCGCTTCCGAACCGGACATCAGCGGCGTACCAACCGCCACGCCCTTCGGCGCGATGATGTAGCGACGCTCACCGTCCGCGTACAGAACCAGCGCAATGTTCGCGCTACGGTTCGGGTCGTACTCGAGACGCTCGACCTTCGCCGGGATGCCGTCCTTGTTGCGACGGAAATCGACGATACGATAGTGCTGCTTATGACCACCGCCCTGGTGACGCGTGGTGATGCGGCCGTTGTTGTTACGGCCCGCCGACTTGGATTGCGCGTCGAGCAGCGCAGCGTGCGGCTTGCCCTTATGCAGATCCTTGTTGACGATCTTGACCATCGCGCGGCGACCCGGCGAGGTCGGCTTAACTTTCACGATTGCCATGATTACTTGGCCTCCGCTTCAAAGTTGATTTCCTGGCCGGGCTTCAGGCAGACATAAGCCTTCTTCACGTCCTTGCGCTTGCCATTGAAGCGGCCAAAGCGCTTGGCTTTACCCTTCGTGACCAGCACGTTGACGGAATTGACTTCGACCTTGAACAGCAGCTCGACAGCAGCCTTGACTTCCTGCTTCGTGGCGTCCGGTGCGACTTCGAACACGACTTGCTCGTTCTTGTCGGCAACCAGCGTCGCCTTTTCGGAGATCACCGGCGCGAGCAGAACTTGCATCAAACGATGATCGTTTTTGCGAATTTCGCTCATGACAGCAACTCCTCGATCTGAGCGACCGCAGCCTTCGTGATCAGAATCTTCTTGAAGTAGATCAGCGAGAGCGGGTCGGCGTAACGCGGCTCGACAACGGCCACGTGGGCCAGATTGCGCGACGCGAGGTACAGGTTTTCGTCGACCGTATCGGTGATGACC
It encodes the following:
- the rplP gene encoding 50S ribosomal protein L16, with amino-acid sequence MLQPKRRKYRKEQKGRNTGKATRGNAVSFGEYGLKAIGRGRLTARQIEAARRAMTRHIKRGGRIWIRIFPDKPISQKPAEVRMGNGKGNPEYYVAEIQPGKMLYEMDGVSEELAREAFRLAAAKLPLKTNFVVRQLGA
- the rpmC gene encoding 50S ribosomal protein L29, encoding MKASELHQKDQAALNQELSDLLKAQFGLRMQLATQQLTNTSQLKKVRRDIARVRTVLTEKANQK
- the rpsQ gene encoding 30S ribosomal protein S17, whose translation is MNDSVKTSLKRTLVGKVVSNKMDKTVTVLVEHRVKHPIYGKYVVRSKKYHAHDDANTYNEGDLVEIQETRPISKTKAWVVSKLVEAARVI
- the rpsC gene encoding 30S ribosomal protein S3; this translates as MGQKIHPTGFRLAVSRNWASRWYANNNNFAAMLQEDIGVREYLKKKLKNASVGRVVIERPAKNARITIYSSRPGVVIGKKGEDIELLKAELQKRMGVPVHVNIEEIRKPETDAQLIADSITQQLERRIMFRRAMKRAMQNAMRLGAQGIKIMSAGRLNGIEIARTEWYREGRVPLHTLRADIDYATSEAKTTYGIIGVKVWVYKGDTLGRNEAPVVEEVAEEKRPRRNARPGGDRRPRRDGEGAPAGARRGAPRRAGGDAKTGE
- the rpsS gene encoding 30S ribosomal protein S19; its protein translation is MARSIKKGPFCDAHLLKKVEAAAASRDKKPIKTWSRRSTILPDFIGLTIAVHNGRQHVPVYVSENMVGHKLGEFALTRTFKGHAADKKAKK
- the rplV gene encoding 50S ribosomal protein L22 — protein: MEVKAIHRGARISAQKTRLVADQIRGLPVDKALNVLTFSPKKAAGIVKKVVLSAIANAEHNEGADIDELKITSIYVDKAASLKRFTARAKGRGNRIEKQSCHITVTVGN
- the rplB gene encoding 50S ribosomal protein L2; this encodes MAIVKVKPTSPGRRAMVKIVNKDLHKGKPHAALLDAQSKSAGRNNNGRITTRHQGGGHKQHYRIVDFRRNKDGIPAKVERLEYDPNRSANIALVLYADGERRYIIAPKGVAVGTPLMSGSEAPIKAGNALPIRNIPVGTTIHCIEMLPGKGAQIARSAGTSAMLLAREGVYAQVRLRSGEIRRVHVECRATIGEVGNEEHSLRQIGKAGANRWRGIRPTVRGVAMNPVDHPHGGGEGKTAAGRDPVSPWGTPTKGYRTRSNKRTTTMIVQRRHKR
- the rplW gene encoding 50S ribosomal protein L23 — protein: MSEIRKNDHRLMQVLLAPVISEKATLVADKNEQVVFEVAPDATKQEVKAAVELLFKVEVNSVNVLVTKGKAKRFGRFNGKRKDVKKAYVCLKPGQEINFEAEAK